A segment of the Cloacibacillus sp. genome:
GCGGCATGTTTTCCGCCTGTCCGCCGCGCGCGGTGTTCGTGATCCAGTGTTCGCTGGAACGCGCAATAGCGCAGAGCGGTTCTCCGTTCACAACAAAGGCGCGCACGTCAAAAGAGCCTTTGTCGACAAATTCCTGGATGTAGAAGATATTGTGCATCGCGCCGAGCATCGCCTTGTGTTCAAAGACGGCCTCCGCCGCCTCGCGGTCGTTCAGCTTCGCAAGCAGGCGCCCCCAGCTTCCGCTTACAGGTTTGCAGACGGCGGGATAGCCGATGCGTTCTACCGCGTCAAGCGCGGCCTCCTGCGTGAAAGCGGCCAGATACTTCGGCTGCGCAATGCCAGCGCGTTCAAGCGCCGCGCTCGTTGAGAGCTTGTTTCCGCAGAGCTTCATGACGCGGGAGGCGTTGACCACAGTGACGCCCTCGGTCTCAAGCAGCTCGGCGACCGCCTCGTTTTGGTTGTGCGAAACGCAGCGCGCAAGCACGACGTCGTCAGGCGCGCAAAACGGCGCGCCGCCGATGACCGCGTCCGTCACATTCTGAAGCTCGCACGGGACGCCAAGCCTGTCG
Coding sequences within it:
- a CDS encoding RimK family alpha-L-glutamate ligase, coding for MAVLRIAFTRLRLEEKLLKEAADRLGVPCELQNVTDAVIGGAPFCAPDDVVLARCVSHNQNEAVAELLETEGVTVVNASRVMKLCGNKLSTSAALERAGIAQPKYLAAFTQEAALDAVERIGYPAVCKPVSGSWGRLLAKLNDREAAEAVFEHKAMLGAMHNIFYIQEFVDKGSFDVRAFVVNGEPLCAIARSSEHWITNTARGGQAENMPLDEEVSSILRSVHGAIGGEFLAVDLFKGDGRWLVNEVNDGGEFRNSIAPTGKDIPGAVVEAAWNARRG